The Helianthus annuus cultivar XRQ/B chromosome 16, HanXRQr2.0-SUNRISE, whole genome shotgun sequence genome includes a window with the following:
- the LOC110868207 gene encoding 60S ribosomal protein L5 yields the protein MAFVKAQKSRSYFKRFQVKFKRRRQGKTDYRARIRLINQDKNKYNTPKYRYVVRFSNKDIVAQIVSASIAGDMVLASAYAHELPNYGLKVGLTNYAAAYCTGLLLARRVLKKLEMDDEYQGNVEATGEDYSVEPAESRRPFRALLDVGLIRTTTGNRVFGALKGALDGGLDIPHSEKRFAGFNKDGKQLDAEVHRNYIYGGHVASYMRTLMEDEPEKYQTHFSEYIKAGVEADNIEELYKKVHAAIRADPTPKKSEKQPPKEHKRYNLKKLTYDERKQKLIERLNALNAAAGGDDDDEDGDDE from the exons ATG GCTTTTGTGAAAGCCCAGAAGTCAAGGTCCTACTTCAAACGGTTTCAAGTCAAGTTCAAAAGAAGACGAC AGGGTAAGACTGATTATCGTGCTAGGATTCGCCTGATTAACCAAGACAAAAATAAGTATAATACACCAAAGTATCGTTATGTCGTGCGATTT AGCAACAAGGATATAGTTGCACAAATTGTGTCTGCAAGCATTGCTGGCGATATGGTTCTAGCATCAGCATATGCGCATGAGTTGCCTAACTATGGTCTCAAAGTTGGGCTCACAAATTATGCTGCAG CCTACTGTACCGGGCTTCTTTTGGCTCGCCGGGTTTTGAAAAAGCTTGAGATGGACGATGAGTACCAGGGAAATGTTGAG GCAACTGGAGAAGATTACTCTGTGGAACCTGCAGAGAGCAGGAGGCCTTTCAGGGCTCTTTTGGATGTTGGTCTTATCAGAACAACCACTGGCAATCGTGTTTTTGGTGCTCTCAAG GGTGCTTTGGATGGCGGCCTTGACATCCCCCACAGTGAAAAGCGGTTTGCTGGATTTAACAAGGATGGTAAGCAACTTGATGCTGAAGTACACCGCAACTACATTTATGGAGGGCATGTTGCTTCCTACATGAGG ACGTTAATGGAAGACGAGCCAGAAAAGTATCAGACTCACTTCTCTGAGTACATTAAAGCTGGGGTTGAGGCTGATAACATTGAAGAACTTTACAAAAAGGTGCATGCTGCCATTCGAGCCGATCCTACTCCAAAGAAATCCGAGAAGCAACCTCCTAAGGAGCACAAGAG GTATAACCTGAAGAAGCTGACGTATGATGAAAGAAAGCAGAAACTTATCGAGAGGTTGAATGCTTTGAATGCTGCTGCTGGAGGGGACGACGATGATGAAGACGGCGATGACGAGTAA